The following are from one region of the Desmospora profundinema genome:
- a CDS encoding SGNH/GDSL hydrolase family protein has protein sequence MNPITYLALGDSLTEGVGASTPDRHLVAQYFEHIRNTDHCRVINMGISGLTSTELYDLVQSPGLHKLIPRASHITLTTGGCDFIKWYEDGDSLIGLARTMKRVVNQVDQLLSHLRQLNPDASMGILGFYMPLPAYEMGYTIAARALKTMNVAYNQLAKRHKSVMIDPFEVFLNRKEYFADEVHPNQQGYDVLARLLLKSLIPQNPAPSVQEDPVYS, from the coding sequence ATGAATCCCATCACCTATCTGGCGCTGGGCGATTCGTTGACGGAAGGTGTCGGTGCATCCACTCCCGACCGGCATCTGGTCGCTCAATACTTTGAGCACATCCGAAACACGGATCACTGCCGTGTCATCAATATGGGAATTTCGGGTCTGACTTCAACGGAATTGTATGATCTGGTTCAATCACCAGGTCTGCACAAGTTGATTCCACGGGCTTCTCATATTACCTTAACCACCGGAGGATGCGATTTTATTAAATGGTATGAGGATGGGGATAGTCTGATAGGGTTGGCTCGCACGATGAAACGAGTCGTCAATCAAGTCGATCAGTTGTTATCCCATCTCCGACAATTAAACCCGGATGCTTCAATGGGTATCCTTGGATTTTACATGCCCTTGCCTGCTTATGAGATGGGTTACACTATTGCAGCCCGGGCACTAAAAACGATGAATGTGGCGTACAATCAATTGGCTAAACGGCATAAAAGTGTGATGATCGACCCTTTTGAAGTGTTTCTAAACCGAAAGGAGTACTTTGCTGATGAAGTCCACCCCAACCAACAAGGATATGATGTATTGGCCCGGTTGCTTCTAAAGTCCTTGATACCCCAAAATCCAGCTCCTTCTGTTCAAGAGGATCCGGTGTATTCGTGA
- the spoVAD gene encoding stage V sporulation protein AD → MASKKVGQRTWSYSGLVRVLSGAAVAGPKESEGQLKEQFDQTYSDLYAGEDSWEKAERKMMEDAVSKAVEKAGLTMDQVDMFLAGDLLNQNISASFTARQNQLPLMGMFGACSASVLTLSTGAALVDAGFSDHIAVAVSSHNATAERQYRYPTEYGGQKPNTAQWTVTGSGAGVLGFGQEGPIVRYATMGKVVDMGVKNPFDMGSAMAPAAVETITVHFQDTGLTPDDYDWIITGDLASVGHPIAAELLAEKGWDLGGNRFKDCGLMIYHDDQQSFAGASGCASSALVLYGHILEEMNQGRLNRVMLVATGALMNPVSYQQGESIPCIAHAVTLESETEGGKTG, encoded by the coding sequence ATGGCTTCCAAGAAGGTGGGGCAGCGCACATGGTCATACAGTGGCCTGGTGAGGGTCTTGTCGGGTGCGGCAGTTGCCGGTCCCAAAGAAAGCGAAGGACAGTTGAAGGAGCAGTTCGATCAGACCTATTCCGATTTATATGCGGGAGAAGATTCCTGGGAAAAAGCCGAGAGGAAAATGATGGAAGATGCTGTCAGTAAGGCGGTTGAAAAAGCAGGTCTAACAATGGATCAAGTAGATATGTTTCTGGCTGGAGATCTATTAAATCAAAACATCAGTGCATCTTTTACAGCCCGGCAAAACCAGCTGCCTTTGATGGGGATGTTCGGTGCCTGTTCCGCCTCCGTATTAACATTGTCCACAGGTGCCGCTCTGGTGGATGCCGGTTTCAGCGACCATATCGCAGTAGCAGTCAGCAGCCACAATGCTACTGCGGAACGGCAATACCGATATCCTACCGAGTACGGGGGACAGAAGCCCAATACCGCTCAATGGACGGTGACTGGATCCGGAGCCGGTGTGCTTGGGTTTGGTCAGGAGGGCCCGATCGTTCGCTATGCGACGATGGGCAAGGTGGTGGATATGGGTGTAAAAAACCCTTTTGACATGGGATCCGCCATGGCGCCGGCTGCCGTTGAAACCATTACCGTTCACTTCCAGGATACGGGATTGACTCCCGATGATTACGATTGGATTATTACCGGCGATTTGGCCAGTGTGGGTCATCCCATTGCAGCCGAGCTTTTGGCTGAGAAGGGGTGGGACCTGGGAGGAAACCGATTCAAGGATTGCGGGTTGATGATTTATCATGACGATCAGCAATCTTTTGCAGGCGCCAGTGGCTGCGCCAGCAGCGCGTTGGTGCTGTATGGACATATTCTGGAAGAAATGAATCAGGGTCGGCTGAACCGGGTGATGCTGGTCGCTACCGGGGCTTTGATGAACCCGGTCTCTTATCAACAGGGTGAGTCCATTCCCTGTATCGCTCATGCGGTGACGCTTGAATCAGAAACAGAGGGAGGAAAAACAGGATGA
- the spoVAC gene encoding stage V sporulation protein AC has translation MSSDSEKPQKKQQKKQQQYQQLAKQYQPKPPVITNSLKAFLVGGFISLLGQLLQLMYTRVFNFPQEKAGDPTVATLIFIACLMTGLGVYDKVGQWAGAGTAVPVTGFANSIAAAALEHQSEGYVLGVGGNMFKLAGSVIVFGVVAAFFIGILKALIG, from the coding sequence ATGAGTTCGGATTCCGAAAAGCCCCAGAAGAAGCAGCAGAAAAAACAACAACAATATCAACAGTTAGCGAAGCAATACCAACCAAAGCCGCCGGTTATCACCAATAGTCTGAAAGCTTTTTTGGTAGGGGGATTTATCAGCTTATTGGGGCAGCTATTGCAGCTGATGTATACCCGTGTCTTTAATTTTCCCCAGGAAAAAGCAGGGGATCCCACCGTTGCTACCTTGATTTTTATTGCTTGCTTAATGACTGGGTTGGGTGTCTATGACAAAGTTGGTCAATGGGCAGGTGCAGGAACAGCGGTTCCTGTGACGGGTTTTGCCAACTCCATCGCTGCTGCTGCCTTGGAGCACCAATCAGAGGGTTATGTCCTGGGCGTGGGCGGAAACATGTTTAAATTGGCTGGATCGGTCATCGTATTTGGGGTTGTGGCTGCATTTTTTATCGGTATTTTAAAGGCATTGATCGGTTAG
- a CDS encoding CBS domain-containing protein, giving the protein MNQLREIMTTNVTSVSPQDNISQAAMLMKQHDVGIVPVVENGILQGVVTDRDLVLRSVANQNPNLTVGEVMTNQNLVTGTPNMSVDEASQLMAQHQIRRLPVVENNQLVGIVALGDMAVRQPYADEAGQALTNISVPNTKM; this is encoded by the coding sequence ATGAATCAACTGCGCGAAATTATGACGACTAATGTGACATCGGTTTCGCCCCAGGATAATATTTCTCAGGCGGCGATGTTGATGAAACAACACGATGTGGGCATCGTCCCTGTCGTGGAAAACGGGATCCTGCAAGGGGTGGTGACGGACCGGGATCTGGTTTTGCGCTCTGTCGCCAATCAAAACCCAAACCTCACTGTAGGGGAAGTCATGACCAATCAGAATTTGGTTACGGGTACTCCCAACATGTCGGTGGATGAAGCGTCGCAACTGATGGCACAACACCAGATCCGTCGCTTGCCGGTGGTGGAGAACAACCAGCTGGTTGGCATCGTCGCCTTGGGTGACATGGCGGTTCGGCAACCTTATGCGGATGAAGCGGGGCAAGCGCTTACCAATATCTCCGTACCCAATACAAAGATGTAA
- a CDS encoding GntR family transcriptional regulator: protein MRKNEYNASLPIYLQLVERIQRQILRRERNPGDKLPSVREMAVESQVNPNTVQRTYSELERVGIVETRRGQGTFITEDKEKLENLRNELRNRQIGQFVEAMQEMGFSPREMVDGLLHYLNEEAGGEN, encoded by the coding sequence GTGAGAAAAAATGAATATAACGCCTCTCTCCCCATCTATCTTCAGCTGGTGGAACGCATTCAACGGCAAATTCTGCGCCGGGAGCGAAACCCGGGAGACAAACTCCCATCCGTCCGGGAGATGGCGGTGGAATCGCAAGTCAATCCCAATACGGTGCAACGGACCTACAGTGAATTGGAAAGGGTGGGAATTGTGGAAACCCGGCGTGGTCAAGGAACGTTTATCACCGAAGACAAGGAGAAGCTGGAAAACTTGCGAAACGAATTACGCAACAGGCAGATTGGACAATTCGTGGAAGCGATGCAGGAAATGGGATTTAGCCCTCGGGAGATGGTGGACGGATTGCTGCATTATCTGAATGAAGAAGCGGGAGGGGAGAATTGA